In Apium graveolens cultivar Ventura chromosome 10, ASM990537v1, whole genome shotgun sequence, the following are encoded in one genomic region:
- the LOC141688851 gene encoding oleoyl-acyl carrier protein thioesterase, chloroplastic, producing the protein MCTRDRDRDCTCILSSKIMLLTTGTWTTTCNAAFFYQNVALNLCSSVLRLNTTACVPSAITCCRSNNGQFTAVNAGEPEKKSGEVAKSLAEELRFGSLAEDGLSYKEKFIVRCYEVGINKTATVETMANYLQEVACNHAQMVGFSTDGFSTTTTMRRLNLIWVTARMHIEVYKYPAWSDVVEIETWGQSEGRIGTRRDWIIRDYSNGEVIGRATSKWVMMNHDSRRFQKVSDEVRDEYLVFCPKTPRFAFPEEDNYSLRKISKLEDPAHFSSLGLAPRRVDLDMNQHVNNVAYIGWILESIPQEVINTHELQTITLDYRRECQHDDVVDSLTSPESEENAAGTKLKVSNGYAAAAAAAAAAGRDDLLPFLHMLRLSDNKLEINRARTRWRKKTKPRNDIV; encoded by the exons ATGTGTACAAGAGATAGGGACAGAGATTGTACCTGTATTTTATCATCAAAAATAATGTTACTGACAACAGGGACATGGACAACTACATGCAATGCTGCTTTCTTTTACCAAAATGTTGCTTTAAATCTGTGCAGTTCTGTTCTCCGGCTAAACACTACTGCATGTGTTCCGTCTGCTATTACTTGTTGTAGAAGTAATAATGGCCAGTTTACGGCAGTCAATGCCGGTGAACCGGAGAAAAAGAGTGGTGAGGTAGCTAAGAGCTTAGCGGAGGAGTTGCGGTTTGGAAGCTTAGCGGAGGATGGATTGTCGTATAAGGAGAAATTTATTGTGAGGTGTTATGAAGTTGGAATTAACAAGACTGCTACTGTTGAAACTATGGCTAATTATTTACAG GAGGTAGCATGCAACCATGCTCAGATGGTTGGTTTCTCAACAGATGGATTTTCGACTACAACTACCATGAGAAGATTGAATCTAATATGGGTGACAGCCCGCATGCACATTGAAGTCTACAAATACCCTGCTTG GAGTGATGTGGTTGAGATAGAGACATGGGGCCAAAGCGAAGGAAGGATCGGAACCAGACGTGATTGGATTATTAGAGACTACTCTAATGGAGAAGTCATTGGAAGAGCAACAAG CAAGTGGGTGATGATGAACCATGATAGCAGACGATTCCAGAAAGTAAGCGATGAAGTCAGAGATGAATATTTAGTTTTCTGCCCAAAAACCCCGAG ATTCGCATTTCCTGAAGAGGACAATTACAGCTTAAGGAAAATATCAAAGCTGGAAGATCCTGCTCACTTTTCCAGTCTCGGGCTTGCA CCACGAAGAGTTGATCTGGACATGAACCAACATGTAAACAATGTTGCCTACATTGGATGGATATTGGAG AGCATTCCCCAGGAAGTTATCAACACTCATGAACTACAAACGATAACATTGGATTATAGACGTGAATGCCAGCATGATGATGTCGTAGATTCTCTCACAAGTCCCGAGTCGGAGGAAAATGCTGCAGGGACAAAGCTCAAAGTATCTAACGGATATGCTGCTGctgcagcagcagcagcagcagcaggcaGAGATGACTTGCTCCCATTCTTACACATGTTAAGATTATCCGACAACAAACTTGAAATAAACAGGGCACGCACTCGTTGGAGGAAgaaaacaaaaccaagaaacgATATTGTTTAA
- the LOC141692487 gene encoding uncharacterized protein LOC141692487, which translates to MSTQEVRNPITYVRQSRRRKMIKVDSNVSHSHVNRVQGQQMGISAHTASQVGTNVQQDGSMAQIIDVEAYDDDVILSSPREFAEAKARNNSRRKRRRTVFIDLESEGQSTGVSTYNHINRRRALFNQIAQGSSRTMNENELSMKVAPTCPVCMGPYVEEMSTKCGHIFCKKCIRASIAVRGQCPTCRGKISMKNTIRVYLPVAN; encoded by the exons ATGAGTACTCAGGAAGTAAGGAATCCAATCACGTATGTAAGGCAATCAAGGCGGAGGAAGATGATAAAAGTGGATTCAAATGTTTCACATTCTCATGTGAACAGGGTGCAAGGGCAGCAAATGGGAATTTCAGCTCACACTGCATCTCAAGTTGGTACGAATGTGCAGCAGGACGGGTCTATGGCACAAATTATTGACGTTGAGGCATATGATGACGATGTTATATTATCGTCTCCAAGGGAATTTGCTGAA GCAAAGGCAAGGAACAACTCAAGAAGAAAGCGTAGAAGAACTGTTTTTATTGATTTAGAATCAG AAGGACAGTCGACTGGGGTTTCTACATACAATCACATCAACCGCAGAAGAGCTCTCTTTAACCAAATTGCGCAAGGAAGTAGCAGGACTATG AATGAGAATGAATTGAGTATGAAAGTGGCCCCTACCTGTCCTGTTTGCATGGGCCCATATGTTGAAGAGATGTCAACAAAATGCGGCCACATATTTTGTAAGAAATGTATCAGAGCGTCAATAGCTGTTCGGGGTCAATGCCCTACTTGCAGGGGAAAGATCAGCATGAAAAACACCATCAGGGTTTATCTTCCCGTCGCCAATTGA